The genomic stretch CCGAAGAGTCGGCACGAGAGCGAGATCGGCTTCGCCAGCTCGCCCATGATGTGGATGGGCAGCATGAGCGGCACGAGACCCCATGAGATCGGCGTGCGCGGACTGCCGGCAAGGTGGTCCAGGTAGCCGAGGACGCCGAGCTCCCGGAGGCCGATGGACTGCGCGTAGATGAACACCACGAGCGCCAGCGCCACCGTGACGTTGAGGCTCGAGGTCGGCGAGTCCATTCCGGGAATGAGCCCGAAGAGGTTCATCACCAGGATGTAGATGAACAGCGTGCCGAGGAACGGGACGTACCTGGGTCCATGCTTGGGCCCCAGGATGCCGACGATGAAGTCGTTGAGGGTCTCGACCAGATACTCGACCACGTTCTGGAGCGGGCGCGGAATCAAGCCGGCGTTGCGGGTCGCGAGCCACGCCACGAGGATGATCAGGAGCGCCACGAACAGCGAGAAAATGACCGCTTCGAACTCGTGCAGGAAGTGCGCCCACGGAGCGTCGGGGAAGGCCCGGGAGATCACCGTGATCACATTGGCGAACTTCTGCGGCCCGGCGGACTCGCCGTGCGCACCTTGCGCCGCGCCGTGCTCGGCCTGTCCTTCGTGTGCGTCGCTCGCCGCAGCGCCATGCTCCCCGCCGGCCGAATGCTGCGCCAGGCTCTCCGGGGGTGCGGCTACGCCGTGCTCCTGGGCGCCGACCCAGAGCGGCGACGCGGCCCATGCGGCCAGCCCGATGGCGACCACGATTCCGGCGACGCGTCGCGGGTCGCCGACGAGCCGCTTCCAGCCGCGCGTGCCGAGCAGGAGGAGCGAGCCGGCCTTGAGCACGATGACGGCGAGCGGAACCAGAAATCCCCAGAGGAGGCTCTGGGGCGGGAGTTTGCCGAGCAGCAACGCGCCGACGGCGAACAGTACGGCCATACCGGCCGAAGTCATGAGCGCCTGCCTCGTCATCGCTGGCGTGCGGCGTTCCGGAGCCGTGAGGGCCACGACCATGCGCTCGATGAGGAAGAGATTCACGAGCGACCATACGAGGCCGAGGACCACGGCCAGACCGTCGATGGGGGTGACGTAGCGGGCGATCAGGAGCGCAAGGACCGCACCCGCCCACAGGCTGCTCTTGCGAACTCTCACCAGGAACTCGAGACCCATGCTTGGCCGCATCCCCTCAGGGACGCTTGGACTCCTTTTCCTCGTCCTGGACGCGCCGCATGATCCGCCAGGTCTCGCGGCCTGCGGCCACGAAGCCCAGCACCATGCCGATCACGCTGAAGATCCATTTGGTCTCGAGCCAGCGATCCACCGCCATCCCGATGAAGAAGCCGACCAGCGGAGAAACGATGAGAAGCGTCGGGATCGCGAGGAGCAACCCGGCCGACCGGAGGGCTTCGTACTTCCTCTTCTCATCCTTCGGTGGGCTCATTCAGGCCAGTGAAACTTTTCACAAAGAGTCGGCAACCCAAGTAATCCCAATAGGGTGACGACGAGCCGCAGGAAGGTATGGGAAGTGCCGAGCCGCGTCAACAGGGAATTGGAGACGGCACGAGCCAGATCTCGCGCGAAGCCACGGGCGAGGGCCTTTGTGTCAACGTTTTGGACATCGGAGGGTCGCCCACGGCGCCTCGGTCCTGGCGATCCCGGAGATCGCCGTCTATCCTGCCGCCGGCATGTCCAACCTAGTCATCGACAAGGTCGAGGTTTACGTCTTCCGCCGCAGAACGAGAGCCGTGGAGTTCCTGGCCCTGCGCCGTGGGCCCCGAAAGAAGCTCCCGGGCGTCTGGCAGCCGGTGACCGGCAAGATCGAGCTGTTCGAGACTCCCGCCGAGGCCGCGCTGCGGGAGATCCGAGAAGAGACGGGACTTCGTCCGATCCGATTCTGGCGGCTCGAGCAGACCACCATTTGCCTCGACGACCGCGGCCGGGCGCTGACGGCGCTGCCGCTCTTTGCCGCCGAGATCGGAGCGCGAGAGACCATCCGGCTCTCGAAGGAGCACGACGCGTCGACATTCCTGAGCGCGGCGCGAGCTGCTCGTCGCTTCTTGTGGGATTCGCAGCGTCTGGGCATGGACGCCGTGCTGCGACAGATCGTTCCTGGAGGGCCGCGCGCCGAGGCGCTGGAGCTTCGCCTTGGAGCCCACGCTCGTCCCGCGCGTGCCGCTTCGTCCCGGTCCTCACGGAGGTAAGCCTTGGCCAGCACCAGCTCGTTCGACGTGACCACGGGCGTCGACTTCAACGAAGTCCACAACGCCGTGACTCAGGCGACCAAGGAGATCACGCAGCGCTACGACTTCAAAGGCATCCGCGCCACCATCGAGCTCATGCAGAAGGACAAGAAGCTGGTGCTCGGCGGCCCGGACGAGTTCAAGCTCAAGGCCATGTGGGACGTGCTGCAGAGCAAGCTGGTTCGCCGTCAGGTCCCGCTCAAGAACATGAAGCCGGGGAAGGTCGAGCCGGCCGCCGGCGCCAGCGTGCGCCAGGAGATCGAGATCCAGGACGGCCTCACCGCCGACATGGCGCGAGAGATCGCGCGCACCATCAAGGACGCCAAGCTCAAGAAGGTGCAGGCCGCGATCCAGGGCGACACGGTGCGCATCAGCTCGCCGAGCAAGGACGAGCTTCAAGGCGTGATGACGATGCTC from Candidatus Eisenbacteria bacterium encodes the following:
- a CDS encoding YajQ family cyclic di-GMP-binding protein; its protein translation is MASTSSFDVTTGVDFNEVHNAVTQATKEITQRYDFKGIRATIELMQKDKKLVLGGPDEFKLKAMWDVLQSKLVRRQVPLKNMKPGKVEPAAGASVRQEIEIQDGLTADMAREIARTIKDAKLKKVQAAIQGDTVRISSPSKDELQGVMTMLKQQDYGVELKFGNYRTN
- the atpB gene encoding F0F1 ATP synthase subunit A, producing MGLEFLVRVRKSSLWAGAVLALLIARYVTPIDGLAVVLGLVWSLVNLFLIERMVVALTAPERRTPAMTRQALMTSAGMAVLFAVGALLLGKLPPQSLLWGFLVPLAVIVLKAGSLLLLGTRGWKRLVGDPRRVAGIVVAIGLAAWAASPLWVGAQEHGVAAPPESLAQHSAGGEHGAAASDAHEGQAEHGAAQGAHGESAGPQKFANVITVISRAFPDAPWAHFLHEFEAVIFSLFVALLIILVAWLATRNAGLIPRPLQNVVEYLVETLNDFIVGILGPKHGPRYVPFLGTLFIYILVMNLFGLIPGMDSPTSSLNVTVALALVVFIYAQSIGLRELGVLGYLDHLAGSPRTPISWGLVPLMLPIHIMGELAKPISLSCRLFGNVFGEDMLLVAFVTLGITTLAFFNSPVGLPLQLPFLFLALLTGTLQALVFTVLSTIYFLLMLPHDDHEHGEEAQHAH
- a CDS encoding NUDIX domain-containing protein, with protein sequence MSNLVIDKVEVYVFRRRTRAVEFLALRRGPRKKLPGVWQPVTGKIELFETPAEAALREIREETGLRPIRFWRLEQTTICLDDRGRALTALPLFAAEIGARETIRLSKEHDASTFLSAARAARRFLWDSQRLGMDAVLRQIVPGGPRAEALELRLGAHARPARAASSRSSRR
- a CDS encoding AtpZ/AtpI family protein, producing the protein MSPPKDEKRKYEALRSAGLLLAIPTLLIVSPLVGFFIGMAVDRWLETKWIFSVIGMVLGFVAAGRETWRIMRRVQDEEKESKRP